One Leptospira stimsonii DNA segment encodes these proteins:
- a CDS encoding acyl-CoA thioesterase, producing the protein MPKPIRYQYSYSQKVAWGDMDAFGHVNHVVYAKYFENARANYFSDLKLWDSPDRPSTGGPVITHIEVDYRKQVRYPEVLDITLQVDSVTSRSFHISCTMWNQEGECVSTAKGEFLWFNFATQKPTQLPEVYKTLFFQGQT; encoded by the coding sequence ATGCCAAAGCCGATTCGTTATCAATACAGTTACTCTCAGAAAGTCGCCTGGGGAGACATGGATGCTTTTGGGCACGTGAATCACGTAGTCTATGCCAAGTATTTTGAGAACGCGAGGGCGAATTACTTTTCCGATTTGAAGCTCTGGGATTCACCGGATCGTCCCTCGACCGGCGGACCCGTGATCACTCATATCGAAGTTGATTATAGAAAACAGGTTCGTTATCCGGAAGTCTTGGATATCACCTTACAGGTCGATTCCGTTACTTCCCGCTCCTTTCACATCTCTTGTACGATGTGGAATCAAGAAGGAGAATGTGTTTCGACTGCAAAGGGAGAGTTTCTCTGGTTCAACTTTGCGACTCAAAAACCGACACAACTTCCGGAAGTCTATAAGACTCTTTTTTTCCAAGGGCAAACCTAA
- a CDS encoding DoxX family protein has product MLETLFSTNSDLGPFLLRVVLGLVIFPHGAQKLLGWFGGYGFKGTMGYFTGTVGLPAIVAFLVIIGESLGSVALVFGLLTRFTALSIAIIMLGAAFLVHRENGFFINWFGAQKGEGYEFHLLAIGAALALVLTGAGAFSLDTWILSLL; this is encoded by the coding sequence ATGTTAGAAACACTTTTTTCCACAAATTCCGATCTTGGCCCTTTTCTTTTAAGGGTGGTATTAGGACTCGTAATCTTTCCACACGGAGCGCAAAAACTCCTCGGATGGTTCGGCGGCTACGGTTTCAAAGGAACCATGGGTTATTTTACGGGGACCGTCGGACTTCCTGCGATCGTGGCTTTCCTTGTCATCATCGGAGAATCTCTCGGTTCCGTCGCGCTCGTGTTCGGACTTCTCACTCGTTTTACCGCGTTGAGCATCGCGATCATTATGTTAGGAGCGGCCTTTTTGGTTCACAGAGAAAACGGCTTCTTTATCAACTGGTTCGGTGCGCAAAAAGGAGAAGGATATGAATTCCATCTTCTTGCGATCGGTGCCGCCTTGGCCCTGGTTCTTACGGGTGCAGGTGCGTTTTCCTTGGACACTTGGATCTTAAGCTTACTTTAG